Proteins from a genomic interval of Papaver somniferum cultivar HN1 chromosome 4, ASM357369v1, whole genome shotgun sequence:
- the LOC113276604 gene encoding probable arabinosyltransferase ARAD1, with amino-acid sequence MMMMTMMGKGKSILTCIVFFFLLFISVYLFIGTVDFRSSFFPLPNSLCNNNNIKSLSPIRVHMYELPNRFNFAMVSHSFSSNDSQSVVVNSSNLPSWPNNSGLKKQHSVEYWLMASILYDGGSLNDGREAVRVFDPDTADVFFVPFFSSLSFNSHGHNMTDPETEVDKQLQVDLMEILRKSVFWQKSGGRDHVIPMHHPNSFRFLREQVNASILIVADFGRYPKTMSRLSKDVVAPYVHVVESFTDDNSSNPFESRTTLLFFRGRTFRKDEGIVRAKLAKILANVDDVHYENSFANGDSIKASSQGMRSSKFCLNPAGDTPSSNRLFDAIVSHCVPVIVSDKIELPFEDELDYTQFSLFFSVKEALEPGYMVGQLRQVSKDRWEEMWRKLKNISCHYEYQYPPKKEDAVSMLWRQIRQKLPSAKLSEHRSRRLKIPDWWG; translated from the exons atgatgatgatgacgatgatgggtaaaggaaaatcaattctgACATGTAtagtcttcttctttcttctcttcatcTCTGTTTATCTATTCATTGGTACAGTTGATTTTAGATCTTCATTCTTCCCACTTCCAAATTCCCTttgtaacaacaacaacatcaaatcttTATCACCAATTAGGGTACACATGTATGAATTACCAAATAGATTTAATTTTGCAATGGTTAGTCAtagtttttcatctaatgataGCCAAAGTGTTGTTGTGAATTCGTCAAATTTACCATCATGGCCAAATAATTCTGGGTTAAAGAAACAACACAGTGTTGAGTATTGGTTGATGGCTTCGATTCTGTATGATGGTGGGAGTTTAAATGATGGAAGAGAAGCTGTTAGGGTATTTGATCCAGATACTGCCGATGTTTTCTTTGTACCGTTTTTTTCATCATTGAGTTTTAATAGTCATGGGCATAATATGACAGATCCTGAAACAGAAGTTGATAAGCAATTACAG GTTGACTTAATGGAGATTTTAAGGAAGTCCGTCTTCTGGCAGAAGTCTGGAGGCAGAGACCACGTAATTCCAATGCATCACCCGAATTCTTTCAGATTTTTGAGGGAGCAGGTGAACGCATCTATTCTTATTGTTGCAGATTTTGGACGCTACCCAAAAACCATGTCACGCCTGAGTAAAGATGTTGTGGCACCATATGTACATGTGGTGGAGTCTTTTACAGAtgacaattcttcaaacccatttgAATCTCGTACAACACTTCTTTTCTTCAGGGGTAGGACATTCAGAAAAGAT GAAGGAATTGTTCGTGCCAAGCTGGCCAAGATATTAGCTAATGTCGATGATGTTCATTACGAAAACAGCTTTGCAAATGGAGACAGCATAAAAGCG TCATCACAAGGTATGCGTTCGTCGAAGTTCTGTTTGAACCCTGCAGGGGACACACCTTCCTCCAACCGACTCTTTGATGCCATTGTGAGCCATTGTGTTCCTGTAATCGTAAGTGACAAGATTGAGCTACCATTTGAGGATGAGCTTGATTACACTCAATTTTCACTCTTCTTCTCCGTAAAAGAGGCGTTGGAACCTGGTTACATGGTTGGGCAGCTCCGTCAAGTCTCAAAAGATAGATGGGAAGAGATGTGGAGGAAGCTTAAGAATATCTCTTGTCATTACGAATATCAGTACCCGCCAAAGAAGGAAGATGCTGTCAGCATGTTGTGGAGACAGATAAGGCAAAAGCTTCCCAGTGCCAAGCTCTCGGAGCATCGGAGCCGGAGGTTGAAAATCCCTGATTGGTGGGGTTGA